The window ACGATGTGCGCTACCCAGCCGCCTGGACAAATTTTCTCAACATTGATAGACTCATCAAGTAATCCAAATCgcaataaccaaaaaaaaaatagccaGAAGTTTGTTTCTTTCAGAGGTTTTGAGCTTTTCCCCCGAAATTACACCAACAAACCGATCAAACTACTCTACTCCAGTCCAGCGTGTTACACCAAAGCGGTCAACGACTACGTTACGgcaaataattacaaattggACGTCAAAACTGATGATTTTCTTCCATACGCCACTGATGGTTACGGCTACTGGAGCGGTTTTTACGTCTCTAGACCAGCAACCAAGCGATTTGAGCGAATTGGTAATAACTTTCTTCAAATTGCCAAACAAATAGCAGCTGTCAGTAACCAACCGtacgaaaataaaatcacacCACTGAAAGAGGCAATGGGTGTGATACAGCACCATGACGCTATCACTGGTACTGAAAAACAGGACGTCCTGAAAGACTACCATCGGATGCTTTATTCGGCCATTGAGGAAGCGAACGAGCTTGTGGACCCACTTTTGTCGTAAGTGGTGCATTGGGAACCACGTTTTTTGATTAGTTGTTTTCAGTACCATAATAAGTGGTACCGATGATCATTTTCAATTCAAAACTTGTCTGATGTCTAACATAAGTTCGTGTAGTCCCTCgcgctcaaataaatttactgtGGCCGTTTACAACCCCTTAAGTCGGGTCGTTTCAAGCCCAGTTGAAATACCAGTGAGCGCCAAAGCTTGGTCAATTGTAGACCCTGATGGTAATCACTCCAAGACAATTTCACTCATTTTTCTAATCAAAATTTGTAGGAAACGAAGTTGAAAATCAAGTCGAATCAACAATCATCGACTTCAATTACGTCAACAACGTGCCAACTTCGCCCTACACTTGTTATTTCATTGCGAAAGACTTGCCCCCTTTGGGttacaaaattttcacttttactAAAGTGGAATCAAGACGAAGCGAGCTAACTTTTGGTAGCAGTAACACTAGTTTTGAAATTGACGAAGATTCAGGTCTTATTAAGTCAATTACCATGAATGGGGTCACAATGGACGTGTCTCAAGACCTCTACTACTACAAAAGTGGCAGTTATTCGGGtgcttacatttttgttcctttggttaacaaaaaatttcgagTGGCCGAAGGTAAAGTCAAAACAACACCCATTTCAGGGAGTGTGTACCAAGGGGTGGTGCAAGAGTTTGCCCCATGGGCTAAACAAATCGTCAAGGTCTACCATGGGGATGATAGTCATATTGAGATTGAATGGATTGTTGGACCAATTGATTTAGTTTCGTAAGAATTGGTTTTTTTGGCAATTGCTTGGTTCTAGGAAGTTTGTAGGAAAAATGTTGGCAAAGAAGTAGTTTCCGTTTTTACAACATCTCTCAAAACTGAAGGTAATTTTTACACGGACTCCAACGGACGAGAAATGTTGAAACGTACCAGAAACTACCGACCAACTTTTGATTACACCAACGAAGAGCCGATTGCTGGCAATTACCACCCGATCACGTCACGAATTGTCCTCAAAGACGAGGAAAAGGCACTAGAACTTGCAGTATTGAATGACAGGGCTCAAGGTGGTACCAGCCTCAAAGATGGACAAGTTGAGATTATGgtactatttttcatttaaactcATTTTGGTTCATTTGTCCATTCTAGATCCAGAGAAATTGTCCACATAACGATTTTGGCAGAGTTGGTGATAGTATCAACGACCAAGAATACGGACAAGGAGTGATAACCAGAGGGAGACATTATATAGTTTTAGGCCCAACTTCTGGGAACGGTACCACAATTACCCcagtcaaaaatttaaaattgatttgtgCTTCCACCAGGAGTGAAAAGTTTGGCAGCAATTCAAAGAGACGTAGCccaaagaaaattattaccaCCATGGGCGTTCGTCACAAACCAAGAAGTGTCCCAACGTCTCAAGAACACACAATTTAGCAGTCTTAAGGTACCACTCAGTGAAAATGTGCAAATTTTGACTTTGGAACCGTGGAACAATAGTACGATTCTTCTGCGTTTGGAACACATTTTAGAGAGAAATGAAGACGAGAATCTATCGCAGGAAGTGACCGTGGATTTATCGGTTAGTACTTTTGTACCTTACTTGAGTTAAATTCTAGTTTCAGGATTTGTTTACTACGTTCACGATCACAAAACTGGTTGAAATGACTTTGGGGGGCAACATTCCGTTGGAAGAAAGTGTTAGATTAAAATGGCCAGGTCTGGAAAACGTCCAATCGAAGAAACTAGACGGTTTTAAAGTGACTCTAGCACCGATGCAAATTCGCACATTTGTAGCCACtgttgtttattaaattatctaaCTTTTGTTTGCAAATAAAGATAAGATTCTAAaatagttgtatttttttcggtAATTGTCCCTTGGTTGTTACCCACCGCAACTAGATAAAACCTCAAGTACCATCAAGTGTTGATaaacaaaacttttgttttactAAGTGGCAAAAAAACATTCTGTTCGCACACTTGGAACAGACATGTTACTAAAACTTCTATTTTTGGTACTCTTGGGCCAAATTAGGGCAAAGCCGGTCGAAGACGAGCCAGTTTGTGGATATGAGGTACGTTTGGTTTTCTgcttaatcaaaaaataacacaaatcaAAGGCTTGCCCTGCGACCAACTTCTCCACACTCAACGTCCACCTCATCCCTCACTCCCATGACGACGTCGGTTGGCTCAAAACCATGGACCAGTACTACTTCCAAGACGTCCAGAACGTGATCAGTACCGTAATCCCAGCTTTGAAGCAAAACCCTGACCGTCGTTTCGTCCAAGTCGAAACagcgtttttcaaaaaatggtgGGAGCAGCAAAAGGACTCAACCAAGCAGGATGTTATCAAACTGGTCAATAACGGGCAGTTCGAGATAATTAACGGCGCCTGGAGCATGAACGATGAGGCAAATGTTCATTATCAATTCACAATCGATCAGTACACTTTAGGCTTGAGATACCTCGAAGATAGACTGGGGAAGTGTTCCAGGCCCAAAGTTTGCTGGCAAATTGATCCTTTCGGACACAGCAGAGAACAAGCCTCGATTTCGGCCCAGCTGGGCTTTGATAGCGTTTTTTTCGCACGGTTGGATTACAGAGACCGGATTAATCGACTAGGGACCAAGACCGGCGATTTGATTTGGAGAGGGAGCAGCAATTTGGGCAACAGTTCGGATATTTTCACCTCAGTGATGTATAACCACTATAGCGCACCTGCCGGTTTTTGTTTCGATATTGTTTGTAATGACGAACCGATTATAGACGATGAGGAAAGTCCTGACTACAATTGGAAGAGTCGAGTCGAAGCTTTTGCCAATTTTGTTCGGGAACAAGCGTCCAAATACCCAACCAATAATATTTTGGTACCTATGGGAGACGATTTCAGGTACCAAGCCGCCTTGAACGCCTATATTAATACGGATAGACTGATCAAAGGTTTTGAGCTGTTTCCCCAAACTTTTGAGGGCAAACCCATCAAGCTACTGTACTCAACACCAACGTGTTACACTAAAGCCGTCAATGACTTCGTCAATTCAAATGATTACAAACTGCAAATCAAGAGTGATGATTTTTTCCCCTATGCTGATGGGGTTGCAAGTTTAGTAGTTGGGTACATTACATCAAGGCCGGCCTCGAAACGTTTCGTCCGGGAAGCAAACACCATGCTTCAGGtataaaatagaatagaataaaaTATACCTTATTCATGGTGAATtcattttgatctagttatctaTGACAGTTACGTTAACTCCATGTCCATGACGGAAATAGGTTTCTaacataacttttttgttcttCTGTGAAAATTTGCGACATATTGACAGATCAAGCGATGTTTAAGTTATTTACGCCATATATTTCACTGTTAATTCAAatgtcatggataactagatcaaaatttaaaaaaatcgcatagtactaatagtatcaTACACACGTCACAAAATTAACTTAGGTTTAGATAGGTATTACATAGACAAAATATGACCAAAATCCTTCTGAAGATATTCCCCAATcgaatagaaaaattttggaaattaaaatagtttttaaaacattttgtggtacacatttttaaaaattctacagTAAATACATGTTTTTCCATAGCTTGTCAAAGTGTTTGTGTCAATTTAGTAATGAATCGATGTAAATTCCAAGAAATTTTGTGTGTTCAGCTATTAAAAGCGACAACAAAGGTCCAAGAATAGACCCCTGCGGAACACCATGTTTAGGTTTCTCTTCTTTTGACACGGTACCATTAATGCATACTTTTTTATACCTCTGTGAAGATCAAAATTGATTAATGATAAACTTTGTAAACTGAACTTATACTAtcttaatttgttaattaatttttcatgtaagactgtGTCAAAACCTGTAATCAGgtctgaaaaaattgttaagtaGTATTTGTTTTCggaataatattattaataagatTTAAAGCTGCCTGTGTGGTTGACATATGTTTTCTGAACACGTTTTGGTTTTCGTAATGTATTTTGTTCAATATGTTGCAACAacagtttttccaaaattttggatATTATCGGTAGTAATTATAttggtcaaaaattgtttataaataggcaattaaaaaaaagttaaaggcaccagaaaaaaatttttcaagacTACAAAAggtaaataatttagttaatagtactaaaaggatttctttaacagtttttatgACTTTGATAGTTAATCCAAAAATGTCTCGAGATTTACTATTTTTGAGCCAATTAAAGCAGTTCCTTAgatcattaaaaaacaatctacaaaaaatgaagcttgaCCGACatgtgttttttcttaatagaTAGATAGAATCTGTAGGATTCGGAgctaaatttatataaaaaaattcatcagGCGTCGATTGAGGAATATGCTTTTTTGGCTTACATCTATGgtcattaataaatttccaCATTGCTTtgaaagaataattttttttaattttctgttcGTAGATAACCTTCCTGTTCTTACAactaacatcaatttttaattgtttcaacTGTAAAGTTTAGAATCTGTTATGTTATAAGACATATAAGTGTAGTTAGTTTGAAAGTATGGGTACtacccaatttttttctttttttttttttttcactgtatttttttaaccaggTGGCGAAACAACTAGCAGCTGTCGCAAACTTACCCTACGAAAACGAAAACATCAACTCGCTCAAAGAAGCAATGGGTGTTTTGCAACACCATGATGCTATAACTGGTACTGAACTAATCGACGTGACCCATGACTACCACCGAATCCTTCACAAAGGGATTAGTGACGCTGTTAATGCCATCAACCCCATTTTATCGTAATAGAACTAATTTTGCGTTTTCATGAATCAATTccaatttttagaaatataaTAAGCGGTTCTGATTCCCTAAAATTGGAATCATGTCTTTTGGCTAACGTTAGTGTCTGTCTCCAAGCAAAAGCAGATCAGTTTACTCTAACAGTCTACAATCCTTTGAGTCGAGTTGTTTCAAGTCCAATCAGCATTCCAGTGGAGACAGAGAATTGGAAAATTGTAGACTCCAATGGTGACGAAGTTGTGTACCAGGTGGTACCTTCAATCACCGATTTTAGCACCCTGGTGGATGAAACAACCTCGCCCAACTCTCTCGATTTTATCGCAAGAGATATTCCAGCTCTAGGATACAAAGTCTATAGTTTCACAAAAGTGGCCACAAAGCCCACAAAAAGAATTACTGTAGGTGCCGATGGTACCAGCTTCGAAATAGACGAAGTCTCTGGTCTTTTAACATCAGTGACCATGAATGGAGTCACTCTTAACGTAACGCAAGATTTTCTCGTTTATAAAAGTGGTGGGCGGTCACAAGCTTACGTTTTTGACCCGGATGGTGACCCACAAAGAGTTGCCTCAACTGTCACAGTCAAGAAAATCGAAGGAGATGTCTATTACGGAGTAGTACAAGAATTTAGCGATTGGGCGAAACAAATAATCAAAGTCTATAAAGATGATAGTAGTTACATTGAGTTTGATTGGGTCATTGGACCTCTAAACATCGAGTAAGTTAAAGTAGTACCGTTCtgttaattttccaaaatttgcaGCGATGGTGGCAAAGAAGTCATCTCGCAATTTTCGACACCTTTGCAAACCGAAGGTGTTTTTTACACCGACTCCAATGGTCgcgaaatattaaaaaggGTACGCAACCAACGTCCAGATTACGACTACACTGACGAACAACCCGTTGCTGGAAATTACTACCCAGTGActtcgaaaattttgattcGGGACGAAAATCTGGGTGTGGAGATGGCAATTTTGAATGATCGGGCCCAAGGTGGGTCAAGTGTAAAAGATGGGCAAGTGGAACTGATGGTACATCGAAGAATTAGGTCAGGTGATGATTTCGGCTTGGATGAGATAGAGTATGGGCATGGGATTGTCGTACGAGGGAAACATTTCCTAGTTTTGGGACCAGTTTCGGGCAATGGTACTACTACCATGGTTTAAGACTCTTCTATTTGGGCAAATTTCAGGTGAAAAGTCTTTGGCTGCGATTGAACGTGATGTCGCCCAAAGGAAATTGTTACCACCTTGGGTGTTTATCACCAATCAAGATGTGAGCGGttccaaaaatttagaatataGTAGTTTGAAGAGACCATTGCCTGATAATGTCCAGTTGTTAACGCTTGAACCCTGGTCTGATGGTACTCTTCTCGTGCGTTTGGAGCAcgttttggagaaaaatgAGGATGAGAATTTATCAAAAGAAGTCACAGTTGATCTTTCGGTACTTATGATTATAACTTTGACTGGTTTTACAATTGCAATTTTCAGGATTTGTTTGTGGCGTTCACTGTTCAAGAACTCAAAGAAACAACTCTAGCTGGTAACATCCCCATTGAAGAGAACGTCCGTCTGCACTGGCCTGGTAGTACCAACGAGGCCCCTCCACAAGCCCCTCGGGCCCCCACCGACTTGACCATCACCCTAGCCCCCATGCAAATCCGCACTTTCCTAGCCACAGTCACTTACAACAATCTGTAGTACCACAAGTTGAATAAATTGTTACGATTTAACGTTTCTGTTTCTCCCAGACAACTCACACGTCAATCAAACTAGACTTAAGCGATTTGGCATttgacaaataaaattaacgtaGGATTAAGTGAACCCCCATAGCTCTAAGTAGATATAAGCAGAGGATGCCAGACCCTATTCGATGGTCCGGACACGATGGGAGATTGGGAAAACTTGCCTGTGGAGTTGTTGGCTCATTTGTACTCTTACCTGTCTAGAAGAGACCGACTCTCCTGCTCCCTGGTCTGCGAGAACTGGAAAAGTGGTCTCGATCATGTGATTTTGTGGAAGACTGTGATCGTCCATGTGGATTCGGACTTGATGGGTGCGTTTTACATTTTCCAACCCAtttaatttggcgattttaGAACCCAGTACCGTGATTTTGTTAAGGGATTATTGtaaatatatcaaaaatctGGAGTTTGGGTGGGCCGTCCCTCACAGAAACAACAAATGGGCACAAGTTAGGTATAAGGAACTGACCAAGAGAGCTGTGCGGTTTTTTCTCGTTTTGTACGACAACTACATCCAAATCCACAGTTTGAGGATTTTTAACTGGTTCGACTTTATGTCCTTCCAAAAAGTTACGTACCATTTATCGAGATTCCTCAAgtacgtaataatttttctcgTTCTATagtatttcgaaaaaaacgtTTTAGAAACCAAGTGagtctcaaaaaaatcatcttTGACAATATCAACATGCACAGTGCGAACTACATGAAAGTACTAACTTCTTGTTTGGGCTCTAGAGGCACTATAACGCACTTAGACATCCGCAGTTGTTACTACTGCCAGTCTTCATTCGATGCGATCTATTTCAGAAGTTGTATCGAACAACTCACTTACCTGAAAAGCTTCAAACTTGATTATTTCATCCTGTCGTGCAGATTAATTGACTCGATTTTGACCAGTAAGAACAGATCTTTGGAACATTTGGAaattgttttgaaagaaacatcATGGCATGACCACGTTATAGACGATGAACAGTGGTGTCTACTGTGCAGTGCATGCCCCAATCTCAAGGTCACTCTAATCATTCGTAAGTCATCGGCAcgaacacaaaattttgtgttctTTTTAATAGAATTACTAAAGCTAAAACTTTGGTGAAAAAGAAATTCACCTGCATGGTAAAGTAACGTCAggtcaaaaagaaaaaaagaactCACCAGTATggtcacaattttttaatgtttttcatacagaaatataaaaaaattacggtTATCTGGTCATATTAAAGTTTTGTACATAAACACAAAGTTATGGTGAAAAgtgaactaaaaataataatttttgtgaaaaaaaaacgtctGAAAATGTTTTCCAGTTCCTTCATCAAATTTGCTATAACCAGATGGCCTTAATTGAACTTTTTCTgtttcattaataactattttatatattcgtaatttttttattaaaattggacAATACgtcagtttattatttttttgcaaatacaAACATTagagaaattataaaaaatattcgtcAAAAAGCAATTCGGTCCAAAAAAACATgccagtgaaaaaaaatatcaaagccCAATGAATTTTTCGGTAACCTttcgaaattttataatatacTTTTTAGGCCTTAAATTCtcttaaaaaagaaataataaaacctCTATATTTTGCCTGAAAATTCGTcgttgtattttaaatattatgggtaaaaataaacaaaaaaaatcaattttcaaagtttataagtgttttatttcgaCTAAATCTTTGCTTAAATTACCGTTTCCAAGTAGAATTAAGCGACTGCTTTGTTTTCTGttaatattagaaaaattcCTCGAAATATTTTGAGGAAGCGATTGCcggtaaattatttttttttgcaatcaaTGGATCTTTCAATAAGCCTTGctccacaaaaataaaaaaaaattctacggATTATTCGCCAAAAAACTTACCCAGTCTAAAAAACAAGCTATAATGACaatatattttaagaaaaccaaaattattacatttcaaataaatcatt of the Tribolium castaneum strain GA2 chromosome 1, icTriCast1.1, whole genome shotgun sequence genome contains:
- the LOC656843 gene encoding lysosomal alpha-mannosidase, yielding MYSLLVLLSTTLVLTHSQNCGYNSCPQWDPNALNVHLVPHSHDDLGWLKTVDKYYFQDVQNVIGSVIGALKQNPDRKFIQVETAFFKKWWDHQNDLVKRDVIKLVNNGQLEISNGGWSMNDEATVNYQSTIDQYTLGLRYLEDTLGPCARPKSAWAIDTFGHSREQASIVAQLGFDSTFFMRLDYRDREKRLKEKTADFLWQGSQNLNNSNIFTSVFYRGTYSYPDGFCFDIVCNDEPIIDDANSPDYNYEKKVDDFADFVRGQADKYPTNNIFVAMGDDVRYPAAWTNFLNIDRLIKGFELFPRNYTNKPIKLLYSSPACYTKAVNDYVTANNYKLDVKTDDFLPYATDGYGYWSGFYVSRPATKRFERIGNNFLQIAKQIAAVSNQPYENKITPLKEAMGVIQHHDAITGTEKQDVLKDYHRMLYSAIEEANELVDPLLSTIISGTDDHFQFKTCLMSNISSCSPSRSNKFTVAVYNPLSRVVSSPVEIPVSAKAWSIVDPDGNEVENQVESTIIDFNYVNNVPTSPYTCYFIAKDLPPLGYKIFTFTKVESRRSELTFGSSNTSFEIDEDSGLIKSITMNGVTMDVSQDLYYYKSGSYSGAYIFVPLVNKKFRVAEGKVKTTPISGSVYQGVVQEFAPWAKQIVKVYHGDDSHIEIEWIVGPIDLVSKNVGKEVVSVFTTSLKTEGNFYTDSNGREMLKRTRNYRPTFDYTNEEPIAGNYHPITSRIVLKDEEKALELAVLNDRAQGGTSLKDGQVEIMIQRNCPHNDFGRVGDSINDQEYGQGVITRGRHYIVLGPTSGNGVKSLAAIQRDVAQRKLLPPWAFVTNQEVSQRLKNTQFSSLKVPLSENVQILTLEPWNNSTILLRLEHILERNEDENLSQEVTVDLSDLFTTFTITKLVEMTLGGNIPLEESVRLKWPGLENVQSKKLDGFKVTLAPMQIRTFVATVVY
- the LOC656754 gene encoding lysosomal alpha-mannosidase, coding for MLLKLLFLVLLGQIRAKPVEDEPVCGYEACPATNFSTLNVHLIPHSHDDVGWLKTMDQYYFQDVQNVISTVIPALKQNPDRRFVQVETAFFKKWWEQQKDSTKQDVIKLVNNGQFEIINGAWSMNDEANVHYQFTIDQYTLGLRYLEDRLGKCSRPKVCWQIDPFGHSREQASISAQLGFDSVFFARLDYRDRINRLGTKTGDLIWRGSSNLGNSSDIFTSVMYNHYSAPAGFCFDIVCNDEPIIDDEESPDYNWKSRVEAFANFVREQASKYPTNNILVPMGDDFRYQAALNAYINTDRLIKGFELFPQTFEGKPIKLLYSTPTCYTKAVNDFVNSNDYKLQIKSDDFFPYADGVASLVVGYITSRPASKRFVREANTMLQVAKQLAAVANLPYENENINSLKEAMGVLQHHDAITGTELIDVTHDYHRILHKGISDAVNAINPILSNIISGSDSLKLESCLLANVSVCLQAKADQFTLTVYNPLSRVVSSPISIPVETENWKIVDSNGDEVVYQVVPSITDFSTLVDETTSPNSLDFIARDIPALGYKVYSFTKVATKPTKRITVGADGTSFEIDEVSGLLTSVTMNGVTLNVTQDFLVYKSGGRSQAYVFDPDGDPQRVASTVTVKKIEGDVYYGVVQEFSDWAKQIIKVYKDDSSYIEFDWVIGPLNIDDGGKEVISQFSTPLQTEGVFYTDSNGREILKRVRNQRPDYDYTDEQPVAGNYYPVTSKILIRDENLGVEMAILNDRAQGGSSVKDGQVELMVHRRIRSGDDFGLDEIEYGHGIVVRGKHFLVLGPVSGNGEKSLAAIERDVAQRKLLPPWVFITNQDVSGSKNLEYSSLKRPLPDNVQLLTLEPWSDGTLLVRLEHVLEKNEDENLSKEVTVDLSDLFVAFTVQELKETTLAGNIPIEENVRLHWPGSTNEAPPQAPRAPTDLTITLAPMQIRTFLATVTYNNL
- the LOC656676 gene encoding F-box/LRR-repeat protein 3, with protein sequence MGDWENLPVELLAHLYSYLSRRDRLSCSLVCENWKSGLDHVILWKTVIVHVDSDLMEPSTVILLRDYCKYIKNLEFGWAVPHRNNKWAQVRYKELTKRAVRFFLVLYDNYIQIHSLRIFNWFDFMSFQKVTYHLSRFLKNQVSLKKIIFDNINMHSANYMKVLTSCLGSRGTITHLDIRSCYYCQSSFDAIYFRSCIEQLTYLKSFKLDYFILSCRLIDSILTSKNRSLEHLEIVLKETSWHDHVIDDEQWCLLCSACPNLKVTLIIRNVYHYGELRLYLKQSIPIVSLSIILPRVMDRGGRWNFGKTLNLLVSNYHRTLETIDLHIKNDGEVVDDVLLRLIHRCSKLKSFLFNGYLENPQLLKSSFSDITFFCMTPNSLPDKHLVFNKVIRDDVTELRHKRVQFTLIKRSPKSICSLLVLN